A portion of the Equus quagga isolate Etosha38 chromosome 17, UCLA_HA_Equagga_1.0, whole genome shotgun sequence genome contains these proteins:
- the OOSP2 gene encoding oocyte-secreted protein 2 yields MKVSVALEVLILLAAFIWPCAEDIYVQISCSLDWVMVSVSPCAHSSNRYIFADELYLGSGCPVTQIQTFVYDFIYPVHDCGIRTKVVSEDTLLFQTEMYFKPRNIHCDCQKIPLECYASRKSIWLIPVSIDNEIKLDPSPFIADFETTPEELGLLNCSQTESLLRRSGNLELVSSILLEK; encoded by the exons ATGAAGGTCTCTGTGGCTTTAGAGGTCTTGATTCTCCTTGCTGCCTTTATTTGGCCTTGCGCTGAGGACATCTATG TGCAGATAAGTTGTTCTCTGGACTGGGTGATGGTCTCGGTTAGCCCATGTGCACACAGCAGCAATCGCTATATATTTGCTGATGAATTATATCTGGGATCGGGCTGCCCTGTGACTCAGATACAAACATTTGTGTATGATTTTATATATCCTGTTCATGACTGTGGCATCAGGACAAAG GTTGTTTCAGAGGATACTCTCCTTTTTCAAACTGAGATGTACTTTAAACCTAGGAATATACATTGTGACTGTCAGAAAATCCCTTTGGAGTGTTATGCCTCGAG gaAATCAATATGGCTTATACCAGTTTCTAtagacaatgaaataaaattggatCCTAGTCCCTTTATTGCTGACTTCGAGACAACGCCAGAAGAGTTAGGATTATTAAATTGTAGTCAAACTGAGTCCCTCCTACGGAGAAGTGGAAACTTGGAATTGGTATCATCaattttgttggaaaaataa